AACGTCGCCAGCGGCGCGCGGAAGAAATCCGTCGGGTTCATCGCCGCGAGCGCCTCGTCGAGCTGCGGCTTGCACAGCGTCTCGGCCTTGGCGACCGCATCGAGACCCGCGGGTGTGAGCACGCTGTTGACGTCGATGTCCGGCCGGGCTTCACGGAACCCGGCCAGGATGTACGCGGTGTAACTGTTGGCGGCGGGGCCCAGATCGGGCGGCAGCGCCATGTCCGGCCCGGCCTGCTTGACGATGCTCTCGACGTTGAACGGCGTCCCGGTCGCGACCACGCCGCGATAGTCCAGACCCGTGCCGCGGCTGAATTCGGTGGCCCAGCGGGCACTGTTGACCGCTGCCCCACCGCCCTGCGACTGGCCGACGATGGCCCACTCGGGTGACAACGGCAGGTCCATCTCATGCATCGCGATGACCGAATCGACCACACTGTGCGCGGTGGCCAGGCTGTTCAGATAGCTCATCAAGCCGGGTGTGCCGAGGCCCGCATAGTCGGAACCCACGACCGCATATCCCTGATCGAGCCAGTGGGTGAGGTATTCGTCGTCGCGTACGCTGCGCGGCTGCGCCGAGGGTGCGCAGTCGTCACCCAGCCCGACGGTGCCGTGCGCCCACGCGATCACGGGCCACCCGCCCTCGGGGGCTTGGCCGCGCGGGACGAATACCGCGGCGGTGCTCACCGCGGGTGAATCGTGCTGGTCGACAGTCGAGTACAGGATCCGGTAGGCCCGTTCGGCACCGGTCACCGACAACGCGGGATCGAGCGGTACCGAGGCGATCAGCGCGCCCGCCCGTGGGATCGGCTCGTCGTAGTGGCGGACGTCCAGGTTCGACCACACGGGCTCGGCGCCCGCGGCCGTAGGAACCGGCGCGACGATCACCGCACACACGAGGGAAACACCGGTCACCATCCACTTTTTCACGCCTCCAGGCTAAGAGGACTTACGCGGGTGTCCACATCGTGGAATGGAAGTTCGATATTTTGAGAACCCGTGACAGCATGGGCTCCATGGCAATTCCGGCGATCGGCACGGTACGCCGCTGGTCGATGCTCGTCATCGCACTCACCTCGACCATGTGTGCCAACGTTTTCATCAACGGCGCGGCGTTTCTCATCCCGACGCTGCACACCGAACGCGGCCTCGACCTGGCGCGCTCCGGCCTGCTGTCGTCGATGCCAAGTTTCGGCATGGTGACGACGCTCATCGCGTGGGGCTACATCGTCGACCGCTTCGGGGAACGCCTCGTGCTGGGCCTGGGGTCCGCACTCGTCGCTGCCGCGGCCCTCGCTGCGGCGTCGGTCCAATCCCTGCTCGCCGTCGGCATTTTCCTGTTGCTCGGCGGGATGGCCGCGGCGAGCAGTAACTCGGCCAGCGGCCGACTGGTCGTCGGCTGGTTCCCGCCCGAACAACGCGGCCTGGTGATGGGTATCCGCCAGACCGCGACACCCCTGGGAGTCGGTTTGGGGGCGTTGGTGATTCCTCGCGTCGCCGAAAGTCACGGGGTTTCGGCCGCACTGTTGTTCCCCGCCGTCGTCTGCGCGGTGGCGGCGGTGGTCAGTGCGGTGTTCGTGATCGACCCGCCGCGGCCGCCGCGCGCCGAGGCGCCCGCCGAGCACCTCGCCAACCCCTACCGCGGTTCGTCGGTGCTGTGGCGCATCCACGCCGTCTCGGTGCTGCTCGTGGTGCCCCAGGGCGTGCTGTGGACGTTCGCCCTGGTGTGGCTCATGACAGACCGTGGCTGGTCGGCGGCCTCAGCCGGAGTCCTGGTCACCGTCACGCAATTGCTGGGCGCGGCAGGACGAATCGCCGCCGGACGGTGGTCGGATGTCGTGGGTTACCGGCTACGGCCGATCCGCACGATCGCGCTGGCCGCCGCGGTGACCATGGCCGCACTCGCGCTCACCGACTGGTTGTCCTCACCCGTCAGCATCGCGCTGATGGTGGTGGCCTCGGTGATCACGGTGTCCGACAACGGGTTGGCCTTCACCGGTATCGCCGAGATCGCCGGGCCGTTCTGGAGCGGACGGGCCTTGGGGACGCAGAACACCAGCCAGCACCTGGCGACGGCCGTGTCGTCGCCGGTGTTCGGCGGGTTGATCGGGGTGGCCGGATATCCCGTCGCATTCGCGGTGTGCGCGCTGCTGCCCGCACTGGCGATCCCACTCGTCCCGGTCGAGCCGGCCCGCGAGAGCTGAGCACCTCGCCTGCGGTCAGAGCAGCGCGCGGATCCGCTCACCCACCGCGCCGGTGGACAGCTTCTCGTCGCCGCGGGTGGCGAGATGCTCGCCCACGGCCTTGTCGACCCGTGCGGCCGCGTCGGTCTCGCCGACGTGCGCCAGCAGCAGGCCCACGCTCATCACCGCGGCCGTGGGATCGGCGATCCCCTGACCCGCGATGTCGGGCGCACTGCCGTGAACGGGTTCGAACATCGACGGATTGGTGCGCGTGGCATCGATGTTGCCGCTCGCGGCCAGTCCGATACCGCCGCATACCGCGGCCGCGAGGTCGGTGATGATGTCGCCGAACAGGTTGTCGGTGACGATCACGTCGAACCGCCCCGGGTCGGTGACCATGTGGATGGTCGCGGCGTCGATGTGCTGGTAGGCCACCTCGACGTCCGGGTACTCCGCGCCCACCTCGGCCACGATGCGCGACCACAGCCCACCCGCGAAGGCCAGCACATTGGTCTTGTGCACCAGGGTCAGATGCTTGCGACGGTTCTGCGCGCGGGCGAACGCGTCCCGCACGACGCGCTCGACCCCGAACGCGGTGTTGACGCTGACCTCGGTCGCCACCTCGTGCGGTGTGCCGACGCGCAGCGCACCACCGTTACCGGTGTACGGACCCTCGGTGCCTTCACGCACCACCACGAAATCGATGGGCGGATTTCCGACGAGCGGTCCCGTCACACCCGGATACAGCTTGCCGGGGCGCAGATTCACGTGATGGTCGAGAGCGAAGCGCAACTTGAGCAGCAGCCCGCGCTCCAGCACGCCGCTGGGCACCGACGGATCCCCGATCGCGCCGAGCAGGATCGCGTCGTAGCCGCGCAGTTCCTCGATGGTCTCCTCGGTGAGCAGTTCGCCGGTGGCGTGGTAACGCCGCGCACCGAGGTCGTATTCGGTCTTGTCGACGCCGGGCAGCACCGTGTCGAGCACCTTGACGGCCTCGCCGATCACCTCGGGTCCGATGCCGTCACCGGGGATGACGGCCAGTTTCAGTGCGGAACTCATGACAGATCAACCACTTCCAGCGTGCTGGCGCCGACCGCATCGGCGATCTCGGCGCGCACATCGTCGGGGACATCGGTATCGAGACGCAGCATGACGGTCGCGTGGTCGCCGCTGGCGTCCTGGCTCATCTGGGCTGCGAGGATGTTCACGTCAGCCCCGCCGAGCAGGGTGCCGATCTTGCCGAGCGCACCCGGTTTGTCGGAGTAGTTGACGATCAGGTTGTACCCCTCGGCGCGCAGATCGAAGTTGCGCCCGTTGATCTGCACGATCTTCTCGACCAGTTGCGGCCCGGACAGCGTGCCCGCGACGTTGATCGACGAACCGTCGGCGTGCACGGCGCGCACGTCGACGACGCTGCGGTGGTTCGGGCTCTCGGTCGCGGTGCTGATCTCGGCGGCGACACCACGATCGGCGGCCAGCGCCGGGGCGTTGACGAACGTCACCTGTTCGTCGACCACGGCCGAGAACAGGCCGCGCAGCGCCGAGAGCTTGAGGATCTCGACGTCCTCGGACGCGAGTTCGCCGCGCACCTGAACGGCCAGCGACACCGGCGGGGCATCCGAGAGGGCGCCGACCAGCAGACCCAGCTTGCGCACCAGGTCGAGCCACGGCGCGACCTCTTCGCCGACCACCCCGCCACCGACGTTGACCGCGTCGGGCACGAACTCGCCGGCCAGAGCGAGCTTCACGCTGGCCGCGACATCGGTGCCGGCACGGTCCTGCGCCTCCGCGGTGGAGGCGCCGAGATGCGGCGTGACGACCACCTGCGGCAGGTCGAACAACGGGCTGTCCGTGCAGGGCTCGGTGGAGAACACGTCGAGCCCCGCGCCACGGACATGGCCGCTGGTGATCGCGTCGGCGAGCGCCTGCTCGTCGATCAGGCCGCCGCGCGCGGCGTTCACGATGATCACACCCTTCTTGGTCTTCGCCAGCGCCTCCTTGCCGATCAGCCCGGCGGTCTCCTTGGTCTTCGGCAGGTGCACGGAGATGAAGTCGGCGCGTCCCAGAAGCTCGTCGAGTGAGAGCAGTTCGATGCCGAGCTGCGCGGCGCGCGCCTGCGACACGTACGGGTCATAGGCCACGATGTGCGCGCCGAAGGCCGCCAACCGCTGAGCGACCAGCTGGCCGATGCGCCCGAGCCCGACAACGCCGATGGTCTTGCCGTAGATCTCGGTACCCGAGAAGGAGGACCGCTTCCAGGTGTGTTCCCGCAACGTCGAATCGGCGGCCGGGATCTGGCGCGCGGTCGCCAGCAGCAGCGCGATGGCGTGTTCCGCGGCGCTGTGGATGTTGGAGGTCGGGGCGTTCACCACCAGCACGCCACGTGCGGTGGCCGCCTCGACGTCGACGTTGTCCAGACCCACACCGGCGCGCGCGACGATCTTGAGTTTGGGGGCGGCGGCGATGACCTCGGCATCCACGGTGGTGGCCGAACGCACCAGAAGGGCGTCGGCCTCGGGAACGGCGGCCAGCAGCTTCGCCCGGTCCGGACCGTCGACCCATCTGACCTCGACGTCCTCACCGAGAGCGGCGACGGTCGATTCCGCGAGCTTGTCGGCAATCAGTACAACGGGAAGACTCACGCGGTCAGCCTAGTGTGTCCGCTTGTACACCGAAACGGCCGCTACCACGTCGAGGCTCCGTACGGTCTACTGGAGTCGTGGATGTCACAGTCGTCGGCAGTGGACCCAACGGCCTGACCGCAGCGGTCATCTGCGCGCGAGCCGGATTGTCCGTCCGGGTCATCGAGGCGCAGACCACCCCCGGAGGCGGTGCCCGCACCCTTCCCGATCCCGAATTCAGCGGTGTGAGCCACGACATCTGTTCGGCCGTGCATCCGCTGGCACTCGCATCGCCGTTCTTCTCCGCGTACGACCTGACGGCGCACGGAGTTCGGCTCGCCGTTCCCGAGATCGCGTACGCCAACCCGCTCGTCGAGCGGCCTGCCGCGGTCGGCTACCGCGACATCGACCGCACGTGCGCGGAGTTGGACGACGGCCGCTCGTGGCGAAAGTTGCTGGGCCCGCTCGCAGACGACTGCGACGGCGTGGTGGGCCTTCTGCTCGGCGACAGACGCTCCTTCCCGCCGTCGCTTCCGGCCGCCCTTCGCGTGGCGCCCCGGTTGTTGGGCCAGGGCACTCCCCTGTGGCGGTTGCTGCGCGGGGAAGATTCCAGAGCGTTGTTCAGTGGCGTTGCAGCACATACGATCTCGCCGATGCCGTCGCTGGTTTCCGCGGGCGCCGGACTGATGTTGGCCATGCTCGCACACGCCGTCGGCTGGCCGATCCCGATCGGCGGTTCACAGGCCATACCCGACGCGTTGATCGCCGATCTGCGCGCCCACGGAGGCGAACTCGTCGTCGGCGAGGAGGTCACCGAACCGCCTTCCGGTGTCGTCATCTACGACACCGCACCCACCGCGCTGCTGTCCATCTACCGCGACGCGGTCCCCGCACGCTACGCAAAGGCGTTGCGTCGCTACGCCTACGGGCCGGGCGTGGCCAAGGTCGATTTCGTGTTGTCCGGCGAGATCCCTTGGCGTGACCCACGTTTGGCACAAGCACCCACGCTGCATCTGGGCGGCAGCCGCCGACAGATGGCATTGGCAGAATCGGAGGTCGCCAAGGGTCGCCACGCCGAATGGCCCATGGTGCTCGCGGCGTCGCCGCACATCGCCGATCCGGGGCGCATCGATTCGCAGGGCAGGCGTCCGCTGTGGACCTACGCACATGTGCCGTCGGGGTCGACGCTCGACATGGCCGACACCGTCACGTCGATCGTCGAACGGTTCGCTCCGGGATTCCGCGACCTCGTCGTCGCGGTGCGCAGCGTGCCCGCATCGCAGATGTCTCGCCACAACGCCAACCTGATCGGCGGCGACATCGGCGTGGGCGCCAACAACATGGTCAGTGCCCTCGTGGGACCGACACCCCGTCTCAACCCGTGGACCACGCCGATCCGCAAGGCGTACCTGTGCTCGTCGGCCACCCCGCCAGGAGCTGGTGTTCACGGCATGTCCGGGTTCTACGCGGCCCGCACCGTACTCGAACGCGAGTTCGGCATGGGCCTCCCGGCGCTGCGCTGACCACCGCCGCCAGGAGGCGTCGATTGCCTCCGAACCGGGTATTCCGCGCACATGAACGAGCGCACCCGAACGGACAACGGCAGCACCGACAGTCAGCACGCCCGGCCACCCGGCGTCGACGACGACACCGTCGAAGCTGCCGGCAAGATGTCGGAGGCGTTGGAGTACATCGAACGCGCC
This genomic window from Mycolicibacterium goodii contains:
- a CDS encoding alpha/beta hydrolase family protein; translated protein: MVTGVSLVCAVIVAPVPTAAGAEPVWSNLDVRHYDEPIPRAGALIASVPLDPALSVTGAERAYRILYSTVDQHDSPAVSTAAVFVPRGQAPEGGWPVIAWAHGTVGLGDDCAPSAQPRSVRDDEYLTHWLDQGYAVVGSDYAGLGTPGLMSYLNSLATAHSVVDSVIAMHEMDLPLSPEWAIVGQSQGGGAAVNSARWATEFSRGTGLDYRGVVATGTPFNVESIVKQAGPDMALPPDLGPAANSYTAYILAGFREARPDIDVNSVLTPAGLDAVAKAETLCKPQLDEALAAMNPTDFFRAPLATLPGVDAALDAYMGTPTSGYDRPIFLGVGMRDRDVPPNLTLQLDDALRSNGQNVTLKVYPDEDHSGTVLASLPDSTPFLRAAFDAA
- a CDS encoding MFS transporter is translated as MAIPAIGTVRRWSMLVIALTSTMCANVFINGAAFLIPTLHTERGLDLARSGLLSSMPSFGMVTTLIAWGYIVDRFGERLVLGLGSALVAAAALAAASVQSLLAVGIFLLLGGMAAASSNSASGRLVVGWFPPEQRGLVMGIRQTATPLGVGLGALVIPRVAESHGVSAALLFPAVVCAVAAVVSAVFVIDPPRPPRAEAPAEHLANPYRGSSVLWRIHAVSVLLVVPQGVLWTFALVWLMTDRGWSAASAGVLVTVTQLLGAAGRIAAGRWSDVVGYRLRPIRTIALAAAVTMAALALTDWLSSPVSIALMVVASVITVSDNGLAFTGIAEIAGPFWSGRALGTQNTSQHLATAVSSPVFGGLIGVAGYPVAFAVCALLPALAIPLVPVEPARES
- a CDS encoding 3-isopropylmalate dehydrogenase yields the protein MKLAVIPGDGIGPEVIGEAVKVLDTVLPGVDKTEYDLGARRYHATGELLTEETIEELRGYDAILLGAIGDPSVPSGVLERGLLLKLRFALDHHVNLRPGKLYPGVTGPLVGNPPIDFVVVREGTEGPYTGNGGALRVGTPHEVATEVSVNTAFGVERVVRDAFARAQNRRKHLTLVHKTNVLAFAGGLWSRIVAEVGAEYPDVEVAYQHIDAATIHMVTDPGRFDVIVTDNLFGDIITDLAAAVCGGIGLAASGNIDATRTNPSMFEPVHGSAPDIAGQGIADPTAAVMSVGLLLAHVGETDAAARVDKAVGEHLATRGDEKLSTGAVGERIRALL
- the serA gene encoding phosphoglycerate dehydrogenase — its product is MSLPVVLIADKLAESTVAALGEDVEVRWVDGPDRAKLLAAVPEADALLVRSATTVDAEVIAAAPKLKIVARAGVGLDNVDVEAATARGVLVVNAPTSNIHSAAEHAIALLLATARQIPAADSTLREHTWKRSSFSGTEIYGKTIGVVGLGRIGQLVAQRLAAFGAHIVAYDPYVSQARAAQLGIELLSLDELLGRADFISVHLPKTKETAGLIGKEALAKTKKGVIIVNAARGGLIDEQALADAITSGHVRGAGLDVFSTEPCTDSPLFDLPQVVVTPHLGASTAEAQDRAGTDVAASVKLALAGEFVPDAVNVGGGVVGEEVAPWLDLVRKLGLLVGALSDAPPVSLAVQVRGELASEDVEILKLSALRGLFSAVVDEQVTFVNAPALAADRGVAAEISTATESPNHRSVVDVRAVHADGSSINVAGTLSGPQLVEKIVQINGRNFDLRAEGYNLIVNYSDKPGALGKIGTLLGGADVNILAAQMSQDASGDHATVMLRLDTDVPDDVRAEIADAVGASTLEVVDLS
- a CDS encoding phytoene desaturase family protein, which gives rise to MDVTVVGSGPNGLTAAVICARAGLSVRVIEAQTTPGGGARTLPDPEFSGVSHDICSAVHPLALASPFFSAYDLTAHGVRLAVPEIAYANPLVERPAAVGYRDIDRTCAELDDGRSWRKLLGPLADDCDGVVGLLLGDRRSFPPSLPAALRVAPRLLGQGTPLWRLLRGEDSRALFSGVAAHTISPMPSLVSAGAGLMLAMLAHAVGWPIPIGGSQAIPDALIADLRAHGGELVVGEEVTEPPSGVVIYDTAPTALLSIYRDAVPARYAKALRRYAYGPGVAKVDFVLSGEIPWRDPRLAQAPTLHLGGSRRQMALAESEVAKGRHAEWPMVLAASPHIADPGRIDSQGRRPLWTYAHVPSGSTLDMADTVTSIVERFAPGFRDLVVAVRSVPASQMSRHNANLIGGDIGVGANNMVSALVGPTPRLNPWTTPIRKAYLCSSATPPGAGVHGMSGFYAARTVLEREFGMGLPALR